Proteins from one Telopea speciosissima isolate NSW1024214 ecotype Mountain lineage chromosome 1, Tspe_v1, whole genome shotgun sequence genomic window:
- the LOC122648501 gene encoding crossover junction endonuclease EME1B-like produces MSQSIPVEIPSDEEENEARSPFNSHSNSNKKRRSDKEGNIPPPVLVLDDDPTPQKPKFKHTLTASSSSFVPETPMSSDLFNSSVCIVKCTARFSDTNPRSSSADEKISGINGLICLESDKESESGLERENYDVNDTMDGVVSAAVRWSEMSTKFLDPASSHGASNSVQISGDSPILGDCTFEDAIHQIDSDHDKENVTLERVDNAAKRKGKNVEVNAEKKKSKDELMARKMQMREEKKLKREQEKLQKQALKAEAVELKKLEKEKQKWENGKFALKSIVAEIDAKVVELGSIGGHLLTRFSEKGLTFRITSNPIERSIVWRMAVPEPISQLSSKGSEVPYVLLVYEADEFCNLVINESLMDQVSRVKDFYPSYTICYITNKLMAYINKRDQEKYKNPSNDDGWRHPPVEEVLSKLTTHFVRVHSRQCRDEAELAEHVVGLTCGLATCQFRKKLTRLSVNANGSFISKDFIDKNLIKKNVW; encoded by the exons ATGTCACAGTCCATTCCGGTGGAGATCCCTTCcgatgaagaagaaaacgaaGCTCGTTCTCCTTTCAATTCTCACTCCAACAgcaacaagaagagaagaagcgaTAAAGAAGGAAACATCCCTCCGCCGGTTCTCGTGCTCGATGACGACCCTACCCCTCAGAAACCCAAATTCAAACACACCCTAACAGCATCTTCATCCTCATTCGTCCCCGAAACTCCGATGTCTTCCGACCTCTTCAACTCTAGCGTTTGCATCGTCAAATGCACGGCTAGATTCTCCgatacaaaccctaggtcttCCTCCGCCGATGAAAAAATTTCCG GGATTAATGGTTTGATATGTTTGGAGTCCGACAAAGAATCTGAAAGTGGTTTGGAGAGGGAAAACTATGACGTGAATGACACCATGGATGGTGTTGTTTCTGCTGCGGTGAGATGGTCTGAGATGAGCACGAAATTCCTTGACCCTGCCTCCTCCCATG GAGCTTCTAATTCTGTACAAATTTCTGGGGACAGTCCTATTCTTGGTGACTGCACTTTTGAAGATGCTATTCATCAG ATAGACTCTGACCATGACAAAGAAAATGTCACGTTGGAGCGGGTAGATAATGCCGCAAAGCGGAAGGGTAAAAATGTCGAAGTCAAtgcagagaagaaaaaaagtaagGATGAATTAATGGCTAGAAAGATGCaaatgagagaagaaaagaaattgaagagggag CAAGAGAAATTGCAAAAACAAGCTTTGAAGGCTGAAGCAGTGGAGCTAAAAAagttggaaaaagaaaagcagaAGTGGGAAAATGGGAAATTTGCACTAAAATCTATAGTGGCCGAAATTGATGCCAAAGTTGTTGAACTGGGCTCTATAGGAg GACATCTCCTTACAAGGTTTTCCGAGAAAGGCCTTACTTTTCGTATAACATCCAATCCTATTGAAAGGTCAATTGTTTGGAGAATGGCTGTGCCTGAACCAATTTCACAG CTTTCCTCCAAGGGATCAGAAGTTCCATATGTGTTACTAGTTTATGAAGCTGATGAGTTCTGTAATCTAGTCATCAATGAATCTCTCATGGATCAAGTTTCTAGAGTTAAAGATTTTTATCCATCTTACACAATTTGCTACATCACAAATAAGTTAATGGCCTatatcaataaaag GGATCAGGAAAAATACAAGAACCCATCAAATGATGATGGTTGGAGACACCCACCAGTTGAAGAG GTGCTGTCAAAATTAACCACTCATTTTGTTAGGGTACATTCAAGGCAATGCAGAGATGAAGCTGAATTAGCTGAACATGTTGTTGGTTTGACATGCGGCCTTGCCACTTGCCAATTTAG AAAGAAGTTGACACGACTATCTGTAAATGCCAATGGTTCATTCATTTCCAAGGATTTCATTGATAAGAACCTGATTAAAAAGAATGTGTGGTAA